A section of the Neorhizobium galegae bv. orientalis str. HAMBI 540 genome encodes:
- a CDS encoding SdpI family protein, which translates to MKATLPLTLSLALLATMAAASLAAWFMITPGADLAVHFRLDGTPDRYAPAPFALSIIPVVALVSTAIFALTRRFNHRTADKPVLYMAVWIFAIAALAGGHAMIVGHALSAN; encoded by the coding sequence ATGAAGGCTACGCTACCGCTGACCTTGAGCCTCGCGCTGCTTGCCACCATGGCCGCGGCATCGCTGGCAGCCTGGTTCATGATAACGCCAGGTGCAGACCTTGCCGTGCATTTCCGCCTCGACGGCACGCCCGACCGTTATGCGCCCGCGCCTTTCGCACTGTCGATCATCCCCGTAGTCGCGCTCGTCTCGACCGCGATCTTTGCACTCACGCGACGCTTCAACCACAGAACCGCCGACAAGCCGGTCCTCTACATGGCCGTTTGGATCTTCGCGATTGCTGCGCTGGCGGGAGGTCATGCGATGATCGTCGGCCACGCATTGTCGGCGAACTAG
- the pyk gene encoding pyruvate kinase, with amino-acid sequence MRRNRKVKILATLGPASSEEEMIQKLHEAGADLFRINMSHASHDLMRTLIKRIRSVEERSGRPIGILADLQGPKLRVGKFAAGKVTLTPGQTFTLDSRDEPGDETRVFLPHPEIFESVKVGHRLLIDDGKLALKAEKSDGKSIVCKVVAGTSISDRKGVSLPDTLLGVGALTEKDRIDLDAVLATDDVDWVALSFVQRPDDLAEVRKIARGRVGIMSKIEKPQALERIDEIIELSDAVMVARGDLGVEMPIEAVPGIQKQLTRLCRRAGKPVVVATQMLESMITAPVPTRAEVSDVSIAVFEGADAIMLSAESASGQYPVEAVSMMASIASTVEQDPLYPSIIYAQRATPEATGADAISLAARQIAETLKLAAIVTYTSSGTTGLRASRERPEVPIIALSPIVQTARRLSLGWGMHCVVTHDATDLDDMVNRACRIVVSEGFGKPGDRIIISAGVPLGTPGATNMLRIAYIGSDGQSGI; translated from the coding sequence ATGAGGCGCAACCGCAAAGTAAAGATCCTCGCCACCCTCGGACCCGCTTCGTCCGAAGAGGAGATGATCCAGAAGCTGCACGAAGCGGGGGCTGATCTCTTCCGCATCAACATGAGCCATGCGAGCCACGATCTGATGCGCACGCTGATCAAGCGCATCCGATCCGTCGAAGAGCGCAGCGGCCGGCCGATCGGCATTCTCGCCGACCTTCAGGGGCCGAAGCTGCGCGTCGGCAAGTTCGCGGCCGGCAAGGTGACGCTGACCCCCGGCCAGACCTTCACGCTCGACAGCCGTGACGAACCCGGCGACGAGACCCGCGTGTTCCTGCCGCATCCGGAAATTTTTGAATCTGTGAAAGTGGGCCACCGCCTGCTGATCGACGACGGCAAGCTGGCGCTGAAGGCCGAGAAGTCCGACGGCAAGAGCATCGTCTGCAAGGTCGTCGCCGGCACCAGCATTTCCGACCGCAAGGGCGTCAGCCTGCCCGATACCCTGCTCGGCGTTGGCGCCCTGACCGAAAAGGACCGCATCGACCTCGACGCGGTTCTGGCGACAGACGATGTCGATTGGGTGGCGCTTTCCTTCGTCCAGCGTCCCGACGACCTTGCCGAAGTTCGCAAGATCGCCCGCGGCCGCGTCGGCATCATGTCGAAGATCGAAAAACCCCAGGCGCTGGAGCGCATCGACGAAATCATCGAGCTTTCCGATGCGGTCATGGTAGCGCGCGGCGATCTCGGCGTCGAAATGCCGATCGAAGCCGTTCCGGGCATCCAGAAGCAGCTGACCCGCTTGTGTCGGCGCGCCGGCAAGCCGGTCGTGGTAGCCACGCAGATGCTGGAATCGATGATCACCGCCCCGGTTCCGACCCGCGCCGAGGTATCTGACGTATCGATCGCCGTTTTCGAAGGCGCCGATGCGATCATGCTCTCGGCCGAATCAGCCTCCGGCCAGTATCCGGTCGAGGCGGTGTCGATGATGGCGTCGATCGCCAGCACGGTCGAGCAGGATCCGCTTTATCCGAGCATCATCTATGCCCAGCGTGCGACGCCTGAGGCAACAGGTGCGGACGCCATCTCGCTTGCCGCCCGCCAGATCGCCGAAACCTTGAAGCTGGCGGCTATCGTCACCTATACCTCGTCGGGCACGACGGGCCTGCGCGCATCCCGCGAACGTCCGGAGGTGCCGATCATCGCGCTGTCGCCGATCGTCCAGACGGCACGCCGGCTTTCGCTCGGCTGGGGCATGCATTGCGTCGTCACCCATGACGCGACCGACCTCGACGACATGGTCAACCGCGCCTGCCGCATCGTCGTGTCGGAAGGTTTCGGCAAGCCCGGCGACCGGATCATCATCTCGGCCGGCGTTCCGCTCGGCACGCCCGGCGCCACCAACATGCTGCGCATCGCCTATATCGGCTCGGACGGCCAGAGCGGCATCTGA
- a CDS encoding inositol monophosphatase family protein — MARSALLNVMVQAALKAGKSLSRDFGEVQNLQVSVKGPSDFVSQADLKAEKIVRDELLKARPTYGFLGEESEELKGTDGAHRWIVDPLDGTTNFLHGIPQFAVSVALERNGEVVAGVVFNPATDELFTAEKGGGAFMNDRRIRVAARRVLSDCVIGCGMPHLGRGNHGKFLVELRHVMGEVAGMRRFGAAALDLAYVAAGRLDGFWETELSPWDMAAGLILIREAGGFVSDMKGATDIFGSGNVVAGNELIQKALIDVVNRPIPTR, encoded by the coding sequence ATGGCCCGCTCCGCCCTTCTCAACGTCATGGTTCAGGCTGCCCTCAAGGCAGGCAAATCGCTCTCCAGAGATTTCGGCGAGGTGCAGAACCTGCAGGTTTCGGTAAAGGGCCCCAGCGATTTCGTGTCCCAGGCGGATCTGAAGGCGGAAAAGATCGTTCGCGACGAGCTGCTGAAGGCGCGTCCGACCTACGGGTTCCTCGGCGAGGAAAGCGAGGAGCTGAAGGGCACCGACGGCGCGCATCGCTGGATCGTCGATCCGCTCGACGGTACCACCAACTTCCTGCACGGCATCCCGCAGTTCGCAGTCTCCGTTGCGCTCGAGCGTAATGGCGAAGTGGTTGCCGGAGTCGTGTTCAACCCGGCGACCGACGAGTTGTTCACCGCCGAAAAGGGCGGCGGCGCCTTCATGAACGATCGTCGTATCCGGGTCGCTGCCCGTCGGGTGCTGTCGGACTGCGTGATCGGTTGCGGTATGCCGCATCTCGGCCGCGGCAATCACGGCAAGTTCCTCGTCGAACTGCGCCACGTCATGGGCGAAGTCGCCGGCATGCGCCGCTTCGGCGCGGCCGCCCTCGACCTTGCCTACGTGGCTGCCGGTCGTCTCGACGGCTTCTGGGAAACCGAGCTTTCGCCCTGGGACATGGCGGCCGGCCTGATCCTCATCCGCGAGGCCGGCGGGTTTGTCTCCGACATGAAGGGCGCGACCGATATCTTCGGCAGTGGCAATGTCGTGGCCGGTAACGAGCTTATCCAGAAGGCACTGATCGACGTGGTCAACCGGCCCATTCCGACCCGCTGA
- a CDS encoding thiamine phosphate synthase has translation MTGQEDRCRLVLIVPQYDDADQQAKDLEAALAGGDVASVIVPQYGLDDQAFQKRAEALVELIQAAGAAALISGDSRVAGRIKADGLHLGGDLTELGEAIEKFVPKMIVGTGGAGDRHQALAIGEHRPDYIFFGKLDGDIKPEAHPKNLALGEWWASMIEIPCIVMGGTDTSSSLAVAETGAEFVALREAVFSNPQGPGAAVAEVNAILDEKAPRFEA, from the coding sequence ATGACCGGACAGGAAGACCGCTGCCGCCTGGTGCTGATCGTGCCGCAATATGACGATGCCGATCAGCAGGCCAAGGATCTCGAAGCAGCGCTTGCCGGCGGCGACGTCGCCTCGGTGATCGTGCCGCAATATGGCCTTGACGACCAGGCGTTCCAGAAGCGCGCGGAAGCACTGGTCGAACTGATCCAGGCGGCGGGTGCTGCCGCGCTGATCTCCGGCGACAGCCGGGTGGCCGGGCGCATCAAGGCGGATGGCCTGCATCTTGGCGGAGACCTCACCGAACTGGGGGAGGCGATCGAGAAATTCGTGCCGAAGATGATTGTTGGCACCGGCGGGGCGGGCGACCGGCATCAGGCGCTTGCGATCGGTGAACATCGTCCCGACTATATCTTCTTCGGCAAGCTCGACGGCGACATCAAGCCCGAAGCCCATCCGAAAAACCTCGCGCTCGGCGAATGGTGGGCATCGATGATCGAGATTCCCTGCATCGTCATGGGCGGCACCGATACCTCCTCGTCGCTCGCCGTCGCGGAGACAGGCGCGGAGTTCGTGGCGCTCAGGGAAGCGGTATTTTCCAACCCCCAGGGCCCCGGCGCCGCGGTCGCCGAAGTCAACGCAATTCTGGACGAAAAAGCGCCACGGTTTGAGGCTTGA
- a CDS encoding sulfite exporter TauE/SafE family protein, with protein MPDTLSFAFFTFAIPAVLLVGLSKGGIGGAIGLLGVPLMSLAVDPVKAAAIFLPILIVMDIVALWSWRNFNDRKTLLMILPGGIIGIALGWATSAYVSDNALRLVIAAATLLFTVRYFWQVYGPRSNRPAAPLPHRPAAATFWGALSGYASFVAHAGGPPFQIYVLPMRLDPKSYTGASIRFFAIVNAVKVIPYFLLGALDAENLTISATLLPVALIATMLGAAVVKHLKAETFYPMTYGLAFCAGLKLLWDGLPF; from the coding sequence ATGCCCGATACGCTCAGCTTCGCGTTCTTCACCTTCGCCATCCCCGCCGTTCTGCTTGTCGGCCTCTCGAAAGGAGGCATTGGCGGCGCTATCGGGTTGCTCGGCGTGCCGCTGATGTCGCTCGCCGTGGACCCGGTCAAGGCAGCGGCGATCTTCCTGCCAATCCTGATCGTCATGGACATCGTCGCATTATGGTCCTGGCGGAACTTCAACGACCGCAAAACGCTGCTAATGATCCTGCCCGGCGGCATCATCGGCATCGCGCTCGGCTGGGCGACCTCGGCCTATGTCTCCGACAATGCGCTACGCCTCGTCATCGCCGCGGCGACGCTGCTGTTTACCGTGCGCTATTTCTGGCAGGTCTACGGTCCTCGCTCCAACCGGCCGGCGGCTCCGCTGCCGCACCGCCCGGCCGCCGCCACGTTCTGGGGCGCCTTGTCCGGTTACGCGAGCTTCGTCGCCCATGCCGGCGGACCGCCTTTCCAGATCTACGTCCTGCCGATGCGGCTCGATCCGAAATCCTATACCGGCGCCAGCATCCGCTTTTTCGCGATCGTCAACGCGGTCAAGGTCATCCCTTATTTCCTGCTGGGCGCGCTCGACGCGGAGAACCTCACCATATCCGCGACGCTGCTGCCGGTGGCCCTGATCGCGACCATGCTCGGCGCGGCCGTCGTCAAGCATCTGAAGGCGGAAACCTTCTATCCGATGACTTACGGTCTGGCATTCTGTGCGGGATTGAAACTGCTGTGGGACGGCCTGCCGTTCTGA
- a CDS encoding DUF6984 family protein, with the protein MGDAPDWRSLTDNEKRIVKNLLGDELAQPSWEINGYFAREIDEYGSLALMLHNERTSPENGRMRPVASGYFDDDNQKDVMGPMVELILFEQNNVLSELQIFRSDGSPMKKEIDPDGIFLIWRRHAA; encoded by the coding sequence ATGGGAGATGCTCCCGATTGGCGAAGCCTGACGGACAATGAGAAACGCATCGTCAAAAACCTGTTGGGTGACGAGCTCGCGCAACCCTCATGGGAAATCAACGGATACTTCGCACGGGAAATCGACGAATACGGATCGCTGGCACTGATGCTTCACAACGAGCGAACATCGCCGGAAAACGGACGCATGCGGCCGGTTGCCTCAGGATATTTCGATGACGACAATCAAAAGGATGTCATGGGGCCGATGGTCGAGCTCATTCTGTTCGAACAGAACAACGTACTCAGTGAGCTTCAGATTTTTCGAAGCGACGGCTCACCGATGAAGAAGGAAATTGATCCGGACGGGATTTTTCTGATCTGGCGTCGGCACGCGGCTTGA
- a CDS encoding ArsR/SmtB family transcription factor — protein MTTVDPFAAIADPNRRYLLEELRRAPKTVNELAQGLPISRPAVSQHLKALLDSNLVNVTAEGTRRIYSVNSKGFDRLNLWLDQFWS, from the coding sequence ATGACAACCGTTGACCCCTTTGCAGCCATAGCTGATCCTAACCGGCGGTATCTGCTGGAGGAATTGCGGCGCGCGCCGAAAACCGTAAACGAACTTGCGCAAGGCCTGCCGATCAGCCGGCCCGCGGTATCGCAGCACTTGAAGGCGCTTCTGGATAGCAATCTGGTGAATGTGACGGCGGAAGGCACGCGGCGCATCTATTCCGTCAACAGCAAGGGCTTCGACAGGCTGAACCTGTGGCTCGATCAGTTCTGGTCGTGA
- a CDS encoding YdcH family protein produces the protein MTVQAHIASLEKKHGALEEELQAILASPSADDREIADLKRRKLRIKDQMQRIKASTRH, from the coding sequence ATGACCGTCCAGGCTCATATCGCATCGCTTGAAAAGAAGCATGGTGCTTTGGAGGAGGAGCTCCAGGCAATTCTCGCGTCACCCTCCGCCGACGACCGTGAAATAGCCGATCTCAAGCGGCGCAAGCTGCGCATCAAGGACCAAATGCAGCGCATAAAGGCATCCACGCGTCATTAG
- a CDS encoding DUF1036 domain-containing protein: MVASGIPLFAATAAHADFRVCNATQNLVGVAIGYRATEGWTTEGWWQVPASTCATLIEGELQSRYYYLYAEDAARGGRWTGNVNMCVAENEFKIVGVNDCFARGFQRMGFKEYDTGRQGSWMVQLSDTPGTQEGQN, translated from the coding sequence ATGGTCGCCTCCGGTATTCCGCTTTTCGCGGCGACTGCCGCGCATGCGGATTTCCGCGTCTGCAACGCCACGCAGAACCTCGTTGGCGTGGCGATTGGTTATCGCGCCACGGAAGGCTGGACCACGGAAGGCTGGTGGCAGGTTCCGGCCTCCACCTGCGCAACGCTGATCGAAGGCGAACTGCAGTCGCGCTACTATTATCTTTATGCCGAGGATGCAGCTCGGGGAGGCCGATGGACCGGCAACGTGAACATGTGCGTCGCGGAGAACGAGTTCAAGATCGTCGGCGTCAACGATTGTTTTGCCCGTGGCTTCCAGCGCATGGGCTTCAAGGAATATGACACGGGCCGTCAGGGAAGTTGGATGGTCCAGCTTTCGGATACGCCTGGCACACAAGAAGGCCAGAACTGA
- a CDS encoding YdcH family protein yields MADQEQADIRLVLAKLRQEHEDYDAAINAMIQVGCDALRVQRMKKKKLSLKDKITQFEDQIVPDIIA; encoded by the coding sequence ATGGCAGATCAGGAACAGGCGGATATCCGGCTGGTGCTCGCGAAACTTCGGCAGGAACACGAGGATTACGACGCTGCCATCAACGCCATGATCCAGGTCGGTTGTGACGCGCTGCGCGTGCAGCGCATGAAGAAGAAGAAGCTGTCGCTGAAAGACAAGATCACGCAGTTCGAAGATCAGATCGTTCCGGATATCATCGCTTAA
- the purE gene encoding 5-(carboxyamino)imidazole ribonucleotide mutase translates to MSERPAVAIIMGSQSDWETMKNAADTLEALDIGYEARIISAHRTPERMMQFAKGARAEGFQVIIAGAGGAAHLPGMTAAMTPLPVFGVPVQSKALSGQDSLLSIVQMPAGIPVGTLAIGRAGAINAALLAAAVLALNDDEIADRLDEWRARQSAAVADYPIDEAP, encoded by the coding sequence ATGTCTGAAAGACCCGCTGTCGCCATCATCATGGGCAGCCAGTCCGACTGGGAGACCATGAAGAACGCCGCCGATACGTTGGAAGCGCTCGATATCGGCTATGAGGCCCGTATCATATCGGCGCATCGCACGCCGGAGCGGATGATGCAATTCGCCAAGGGCGCCCGCGCCGAAGGGTTCCAGGTCATCATCGCCGGTGCCGGCGGTGCGGCACACCTGCCCGGCATGACCGCCGCCATGACGCCGCTGCCGGTTTTCGGCGTGCCGGTTCAGTCGAAGGCGCTGTCCGGCCAGGACAGCCTGCTGTCGATCGTCCAGATGCCGGCCGGCATTCCGGTGGGCACTCTTGCCATCGGCCGGGCCGGTGCCATCAACGCTGCCCTGCTGGCAGCCGCGGTTCTCGCCCTCAACGATGATGAGATCGCCGACCGGCTCGACGAATGGCGCGCCCGCCAAAGCGCCGCCGTTGCAGACTACCCAATCGACGAGGCTCCATGA
- a CDS encoding alpha/beta fold hydrolase produces MMILPLAIAGIVATAFCFTAWKAKAIEIAFPNTGELIDVGGFSMNSLHVPKPTGADLPAIVFIHGASGNFRDQEAAFRKALEGRAEMLFVDRPGHGYSERDGPENGFPDGQAAAIARLMEKRGIDKAIISGHSFGGAIAASFALYHPEKTAGLLFLAPATHPWPGRIDWYYNLTARPVIGRLFSHLLTLPAGLVVMKTATRSVFHPNPCPETYLRDGAPYLVLRPKVFRSNAIDVANLNGYVTRVAPRYSEITAPTVIITGDSDAIVAEEIHSRGLADDIAGSELVSIRNLGHKPDYVATDVVLAAIEKLAGLPRDLKAAARIAEARIAPAAEDSAPEMDLSIEKT; encoded by the coding sequence ATGATGATCTTGCCCCTTGCCATCGCCGGCATTGTTGCCACCGCTTTCTGCTTCACCGCCTGGAAGGCGAAGGCGATCGAGATCGCGTTCCCGAATACCGGCGAACTGATCGACGTCGGCGGCTTTTCCATGAACTCGCTGCACGTGCCGAAGCCGACCGGCGCCGACCTGCCGGCGATCGTCTTCATCCATGGCGCCAGCGGCAATTTCCGCGATCAGGAGGCGGCCTTCCGTAAGGCGCTCGAAGGCCGCGCCGAAATGCTCTTCGTCGACCGGCCGGGCCACGGTTATTCGGAGCGCGACGGTCCTGAAAACGGTTTCCCGGACGGCCAGGCGGCGGCGATCGCAAGGCTGATGGAAAAGCGCGGCATCGACAAGGCGATCATATCTGGCCATTCTTTCGGCGGCGCGATCGCCGCGAGCTTCGCCCTCTACCATCCGGAAAAGACCGCCGGCCTGCTGTTTCTGGCGCCCGCCACCCACCCCTGGCCCGGCCGGATCGACTGGTACTACAATCTGACCGCCCGCCCGGTCATCGGCCGGTTGTTCAGCCATCTTCTCACCCTGCCGGCCGGCCTCGTGGTGATGAAAACCGCCACTCGCTCGGTCTTTCATCCCAACCCCTGCCCAGAGACCTATCTTCGCGACGGGGCGCCGTATCTGGTCCTCCGCCCGAAAGTGTTTCGCAGCAATGCTATCGATGTCGCCAATCTCAACGGCTACGTAACGCGCGTCGCGCCGAGATACAGCGAGATCACCGCGCCAACGGTGATCATTACCGGCGACAGCGACGCGATCGTTGCGGAGGAAATCCACTCGCGCGGCCTAGCCGATGATATCGCCGGATCCGAACTCGTCTCGATCCGCAATCTCGGTCATAAGCCCGACTACGTGGCAACCGACGTCGTGCTCGCTGCGATCGAGAAGCTTGCCGGTCTCCCCCGCGACCTGAAGGCCGCGGCCCGCATCGCGGAAGCGCGGATTGCGCCGGCGGCGGAAGACTCGGCTCCTGAAATGGATCTCTCGATCGAAAAAACCTGA
- the ykgO gene encoding type B 50S ribosomal protein L36 yields the protein MKIKNSLKALKARHRDNRLVRRKGRVYIINKMNPRFKARQG from the coding sequence ATGAAGATCAAGAACTCGCTTAAGGCGCTGAAGGCTCGTCACCGCGATAACCGTCTGGTTCGCCGCAAGGGCCGCGTTTACATCATCAACAAGATGAACCCGCGCTTCAAGGCTCGTCAGGGCTGA
- a CDS encoding tetratricopeptide repeat protein — protein sequence MEPMPSNRLSRVILKGLLATLIASAAVPCLALAQANSRAVTRPVEPDFQPMKKGRVEIQPVPGSAKGTKEPDGQPSGIVPSGGVELYQRMGAALPPAPPEKAYTGTVDDAYGAYQRGMYVTALDKALTRAGAGDAAAQTLVAEMMTKGLGIKRDAKTAAYWYQKAAEGGDPAAMFQYALLLMTGRDVPRDKRQADDFMRRAAEAGNASAQFNWAQILVSENPGDKGLRLALPFYEKSARQGVADSQYAVAQVYVALKDLPAEKKARAREWLERAAEAGFDTAQLDMGLWMVNGIAGERNYEKGFEWLRIAAHRGNVVAQNKLAHLYINALGTRPNPVEAAKWYVLSRRAGLQDPELEDFYLGINEETQRQAIDAANKFRRG from the coding sequence ATGGAGCCCATGCCGTCGAACCGCCTTTCCCGCGTGATTCTGAAAGGGCTGCTGGCGACGCTCATCGCTTCGGCGGCGGTGCCTTGCCTTGCGCTGGCGCAGGCGAATTCCAGGGCAGTGACCCGGCCGGTGGAGCCCGATTTCCAGCCGATGAAAAAGGGTCGGGTCGAGATCCAGCCGGTTCCGGGCTCAGCAAAGGGAACCAAGGAGCCAGATGGCCAGCCGAGCGGGATAGTTCCCTCGGGCGGCGTTGAACTCTACCAGCGGATGGGGGCAGCCCTGCCGCCCGCGCCGCCTGAAAAAGCCTATACCGGCACTGTGGACGATGCCTACGGGGCCTACCAGCGCGGAATGTATGTGACGGCGCTCGACAAGGCGCTGACCCGCGCCGGGGCCGGCGATGCTGCGGCCCAAACGCTGGTCGCGGAAATGATGACCAAGGGGCTCGGTATCAAGCGTGATGCGAAGACAGCGGCATATTGGTATCAGAAGGCGGCGGAAGGCGGGGACCCAGCCGCGATGTTCCAGTATGCGCTGCTGCTGATGACCGGGCGCGACGTGCCCCGCGACAAGCGGCAAGCCGACGATTTCATGCGCAGGGCGGCCGAAGCCGGCAATGCCTCGGCGCAGTTCAACTGGGCGCAGATCCTGGTTTCCGAAAATCCCGGCGACAAGGGTCTGCGTCTGGCACTGCCCTTCTACGAAAAATCCGCAAGGCAGGGCGTCGCCGATAGCCAATATGCGGTGGCGCAGGTCTATGTGGCGCTGAAGGACCTGCCGGCGGAAAAGAAGGCGCGGGCCCGCGAATGGCTGGAGCGTGCCGCAGAGGCCGGTTTCGACACCGCACAGCTCGACATGGGCCTCTGGATGGTCAACGGCATCGCTGGAGAGCGCAACTACGAAAAGGGTTTCGAGTGGCTACGGATTGCTGCCCATCGCGGCAATGTCGTGGCCCAGAACAAGCTCGCCCATCTCTATATCAACGCGCTCGGCACCCGGCCCAATCCGGTCGAGGCGGCAAAATGGTACGTGCTGTCACGCCGCGCCGGCCTGCAGGACCCTGAGCTCGAGGATTTTTACCTCGGAATCAACGAGGAAACTCAGAGACAGGCGATCGACGCGGCGAACAAGTTCCGGCGTGGGTGA
- a CDS encoding tetratricopeptide repeat protein, with protein MRYFRFNTLILAASLAASSALAQTATPKPPAAPPAAAPVIPAVAQKPGRPVDALFDALKRERNPEKARGIASQIIADLNDSGSATVNLLMQWSATAIKEKRNAAALDFLDQVTVLDPAFAEGWNRRATLHYTMGDARKSMADIAEVLKREPRHFGALAGMAGILTEAGKDELALKAWQDYLAVYPADRDAQEVVTKLSEKLAGNRT; from the coding sequence ATGCGCTATTTTCGTTTCAATACCCTGATTCTCGCCGCGAGCCTTGCCGCTTCGTCCGCTCTCGCCCAGACCGCGACACCCAAGCCGCCCGCAGCCCCACCTGCTGCGGCGCCAGTCATTCCGGCCGTCGCCCAGAAACCGGGCCGGCCCGTGGATGCTTTGTTCGATGCCCTGAAGCGCGAACGCAATCCGGAAAAGGCACGCGGTATCGCCAGCCAGATCATCGCCGACTTGAACGATTCGGGCAGCGCCACCGTTAACCTGCTGATGCAGTGGTCTGCGACCGCCATCAAGGAAAAGCGCAATGCCGCGGCACTCGATTTCCTCGATCAGGTGACGGTCCTCGATCCCGCCTTCGCCGAGGGCTGGAACCGCCGCGCCACGCTGCATTACACGATGGGCGACGCCCGCAAATCCATGGCCGACATCGCCGAAGTGCTGAAGCGCGAGCCGCGCCATTTCGGAGCGCTTGCCGGCATGGCCGGTATCCTGACGGAAGCTGGCAAGGACGAGCTTGCGCTGAAGGCATGGCAGGACTATCTGGCCGTCTACCCCGCCGACCGCGATGCCCAGGAAGTGGTCACCAAGCTTTCCGAAAAGCTCGCCGGCAACCGGACCTGA
- a CDS encoding 5-(carboxyamino)imidazole ribonucleotide synthase: MTVHTIGIIGGGQLGRMLAMAAARLNFRTIVLEPQADCPAAQVANAQITAAYDDPAALAELASRCDVVTYEFENVPVTAAEALQRSVPVYPPAKALDVSQDRLTEKRFLNSCGIETARFHAVDSQSDLEKALADFGGQGVLKTRRMGYDGKGQRVFRSADDKPAGAYDALGGVPLILESFVPFEREVSIIAARANDGTVACYDPAENIHRDGILHTSTLPARITEATAKTARDSAEKLLAALDYVGVIGMEFFVMADGTLIANEIAPRVHNSGHWTEAACVVSQFEQHIRAVAGLPLGSPVRHSDCVMTNLIGDDILDVPAWLSRDEVLVHLYGKTESRPGRKMGHVTELRGLKTSSQG, encoded by the coding sequence ATGACTGTCCACACGATCGGCATTATCGGCGGCGGCCAGCTCGGCCGCATGCTGGCCATGGCCGCGGCCCGGCTGAACTTCCGCACGATCGTGCTCGAACCGCAGGCCGACTGCCCGGCAGCCCAGGTCGCCAATGCCCAGATCACTGCCGCCTATGACGATCCGGCAGCGCTTGCCGAACTCGCCAGCCGCTGCGACGTCGTCACCTACGAATTCGAAAACGTGCCTGTCACCGCCGCCGAGGCGCTGCAGCGCTCGGTGCCGGTCTATCCGCCGGCCAAAGCGCTCGATGTCTCCCAGGACCGGCTGACCGAAAAGCGCTTCCTGAATTCCTGCGGCATCGAGACCGCCCGATTCCATGCCGTCGACAGCCAGTCCGACCTCGAAAAGGCGCTCGCCGATTTCGGCGGCCAAGGCGTCCTGAAGACCCGCCGGATGGGTTATGACGGCAAGGGCCAGCGCGTCTTCCGCTCCGCCGACGACAAGCCGGCCGGCGCCTATGACGCGCTCGGCGGCGTGCCACTGATTCTCGAAAGTTTCGTGCCCTTCGAGCGCGAAGTGTCGATCATCGCCGCCCGCGCCAACGACGGCACGGTTGCCTGCTATGATCCGGCTGAGAACATACACCGCGACGGCATTCTCCACACCTCCACCCTGCCCGCCAGGATCACCGAAGCGACGGCGAAGACCGCCCGCGACTCGGCGGAGAAGCTGCTTGCCGCGCTGGATTATGTCGGCGTCATCGGCATGGAATTCTTCGTGATGGCGGATGGCACGCTGATCGCCAACGAAATCGCCCCGCGCGTCCATAATTCCGGCCATTGGACGGAAGCCGCCTGCGTGGTGTCGCAGTTCGAGCAGCATATCCGCGCTGTCGCAGGCCTGCCGCTCGGCAGCCCCGTCCGCCATTCCGACTGCGTGATGACCAACCTCATCGGCGACGACATTCTGGACGTACCCGCCTGGCTCTCCCGCGATGAGGTTCTGGTCCATCTCTATGGCAAGACGGAATCCCGACCGGGCCGGAAAATGGGCCATGTGACCGAATTGAGGGGCCTGAAAACGTCGTCACAAGGTTGA